From Tripterygium wilfordii isolate XIE 37 chromosome 13, ASM1340144v1, whole genome shotgun sequence, the proteins below share one genomic window:
- the LOC120011824 gene encoding phosphoglycerate mutase-like protein 4 isoform X1, with amino-acid sequence MTDSSSSMADIESSYVDPMCAEIIVVRHGETKWNADGRIQGHLDVELNEVGKQQAASVADRLSKEPKISAVYSSDLKRALVTAEIIAASCGGLEVIKDPDLRERHLGDLQGLVYREAAKLSPKVYQAFSSHKKDQDIPGGGESLDQLYQRCTSSLQRIARKHKGERVVVATHGGVIRALYKRACPNGRSVGKMQEQCMVPAKRISGGSWHKMKHTRMRIGMQAIKEVIDRCYRVYCHEYYTNVLSHSPTNWIRFTSFSGIKLVQKRG; translated from the exons ATGACTGACTCGTCTTCATCAATGGCAGATATCGAGTCCAG CTATGTCGATCCAATGTGTGCTGAGATTATTGTGGTACGTCACGGAGAAACCAAGTGGAATGCTGATGGAAGAATTCAG GGACATCTGGACGTTGAATTGAATGAAGTTGGGAAGCAGCAAGCGGCCTCA GTGGCTGATCGGTTATCCAAGGAGCCTAAGATATCTGCTGTATATTCTTCTGACTTGAAGCGAGCTCTTGTGACTGCAGAGATAATTGCAGCCAGTTGTGGTGGGCTAGAG GTTATCAAAGATCCGGACCTGCGGGAAAGACATTTAGGGGATCTCCAAGGCCTTGTGTATCGTGAAGCAGCCAAACTTAGCCCTAAAGTTTACCAGGCCTTTTCGTCTCACAAGAAAGATCAAGATATCCCA GGTGGTGGAGAAAGTCTCGATCAACTTTATCAAAGATGTACATCGTCATTGCAGAGAATCGCTAGGAAGCATAAAG GAGAGCGAGTTGTTGTGGCCACACATGGAGGTGTAATCAGAGCACTCTACAAGCGGGCTTGCCCGAATGGAAGATCTGTAGGGAAG ATGCAGGAGCAATGCATGGTCCCTGCAAAGAGGATTTCTGGAGGGAGTTGGCATAAAATGAAGCATACCAGAATGAGGATAGGAATGCAAGCAATCAAGGAGGTGATTGATAG GTGTTACCGAGTGTACTGTCACGAATATTATACAAATGTCCTGTCGCATTCACCAACAAATTGGATCAGGTTCACCAGCTTtagtggcatcaaattggtccagAAACGAGGATAG
- the LOC120011824 gene encoding phosphoglycerate mutase-like protein 4 isoform X3 → MTDSSSSMADIESSYVDPMCAEIIVVRHGETKWNADGRIQGHLDVELNEVGKQQAASVADRLSKEPKISAVYSSDLKRALVTAEIIAASCGGLEVIKDPDLRERHLGDLQGLVYREAAKLSPKVYQAFSSHKKDQDIPGGGESLDQLYQRCTSSLQRIARKHKGERVVVATHGGVIRALYKRACPNGRSVGKVLNASVNIFHLFDGDKWTIKTWGDVSHLKQTGYLNSGFGGSATSG, encoded by the exons ATGACTGACTCGTCTTCATCAATGGCAGATATCGAGTCCAG CTATGTCGATCCAATGTGTGCTGAGATTATTGTGGTACGTCACGGAGAAACCAAGTGGAATGCTGATGGAAGAATTCAG GGACATCTGGACGTTGAATTGAATGAAGTTGGGAAGCAGCAAGCGGCCTCA GTGGCTGATCGGTTATCCAAGGAGCCTAAGATATCTGCTGTATATTCTTCTGACTTGAAGCGAGCTCTTGTGACTGCAGAGATAATTGCAGCCAGTTGTGGTGGGCTAGAG GTTATCAAAGATCCGGACCTGCGGGAAAGACATTTAGGGGATCTCCAAGGCCTTGTGTATCGTGAAGCAGCCAAACTTAGCCCTAAAGTTTACCAGGCCTTTTCGTCTCACAAGAAAGATCAAGATATCCCA GGTGGTGGAGAAAGTCTCGATCAACTTTATCAAAGATGTACATCGTCATTGCAGAGAATCGCTAGGAAGCATAAAG GAGAGCGAGTTGTTGTGGCCACACATGGAGGTGTAATCAGAGCACTCTACAAGCGGGCTTGCCCGAATGGAAGATCTGTAGGGAAGGTACTGAATGCATCCGTCAACATATTTCACCTGTTTGATGGGGACAAGTGGACCATAAAAACTTGGGGCGATGTTAGTCATCTCAAACAAACGGGATATCTGAACTCAGGTTTTGGTGGGAGTGCGACTTCCGGTTAA
- the LOC120011824 gene encoding phosphoglycerate mutase-like protein 4 isoform X2 — MCAEIIVVRHGETKWNADGRIQGHLDVELNEVGKQQAASVADRLSKEPKISAVYSSDLKRALVTAEIIAASCGGLEVIKDPDLRERHLGDLQGLVYREAAKLSPKVYQAFSSHKKDQDIPGGGESLDQLYQRCTSSLQRIARKHKGERVVVATHGGVIRALYKRACPNGRSVGKMQEQCMVPAKRISGGSWHKMKHTRMRIGMQAIKEVIDRCYRVYCHEYYTNVLSHSPTNWIRFTSFSGIKLVQKRG; from the exons ATGTGTGCTGAGATTATTGTGGTACGTCACGGAGAAACCAAGTGGAATGCTGATGGAAGAATTCAG GGACATCTGGACGTTGAATTGAATGAAGTTGGGAAGCAGCAAGCGGCCTCA GTGGCTGATCGGTTATCCAAGGAGCCTAAGATATCTGCTGTATATTCTTCTGACTTGAAGCGAGCTCTTGTGACTGCAGAGATAATTGCAGCCAGTTGTGGTGGGCTAGAG GTTATCAAAGATCCGGACCTGCGGGAAAGACATTTAGGGGATCTCCAAGGCCTTGTGTATCGTGAAGCAGCCAAACTTAGCCCTAAAGTTTACCAGGCCTTTTCGTCTCACAAGAAAGATCAAGATATCCCA GGTGGTGGAGAAAGTCTCGATCAACTTTATCAAAGATGTACATCGTCATTGCAGAGAATCGCTAGGAAGCATAAAG GAGAGCGAGTTGTTGTGGCCACACATGGAGGTGTAATCAGAGCACTCTACAAGCGGGCTTGCCCGAATGGAAGATCTGTAGGGAAG ATGCAGGAGCAATGCATGGTCCCTGCAAAGAGGATTTCTGGAGGGAGTTGGCATAAAATGAAGCATACCAGAATGAGGATAGGAATGCAAGCAATCAAGGAGGTGATTGATAG GTGTTACCGAGTGTACTGTCACGAATATTATACAAATGTCCTGTCGCATTCACCAACAAATTGGATCAGGTTCACCAGCTTtagtggcatcaaattggtccagAAACGAGGATAG
- the LOC120013523 gene encoding CDPK-related kinase 5-like, with protein sequence MGICTSKPSSPSSPNLSPPKTISAKNDDNGNSAVPVNVIGGNSGDGDDVNRKDLTKELENVKKSPFFPFYSPSPVHYFFSKKSSPARSPAPGNASANSTPKRFFKRPFPPPSPAKHIRAVLARRHGTVKPNEVAIPKGSEVEGTGLDKSFGFSKNFESKYELGEEVGRGHFGYTCKASFKKGELKGQEVAVKIIPKAKMTTAIAIEDVRREVKILRALTGHNNLVQFYDAYEDHDKVYIVMELCEGGELLDRILSRGGKYTEIEAKAVLIQILNVVAFFHLQGVVHRDLKPENFLFTSKDENSHLKAIDFGLSDFVKPDERLNDIVGSAYYVAPEVLHRSYSTEADVWSIGVIAYILLCGSRPFWARSESGIFRAVLKADPSFEDTPWPSLSSEAKDFVKRLLNKDPRKRLTAGQALSHPWIKNSNDVKVPLDILIFKLMKAYMRSSALRKAALRALSKTLTVDELFYLKEQFALLEPNKNGTISLENIKAALIKHATNAMKDSRTPDFLASLNALQYRRMDFEEFCAAALSVHQLEALDRWEQHARCAYELFEKDGNRAIMIEELASELGLSPSVPVHAVLLDWIRHTDGKLSFLGFVKLLHGVSSRNLAKAQ encoded by the exons ATGGGTATCTGCACCTCCAAACCCTCTTCCCCAAGCTCCCCTAATCTTTCTCCTCCTAAAACTATATCAGCCAAGAATGACGATAACGGGAATAGTGCAGTCCCTGTCAACGTTATTGGCGGGAACTCCGGCGACGGAGATGATGTGAACAGAAAAGATCTAACTAAAGAGTTGGAGAATGTGAAGAAATCTCCCTTTTTTCCATTTTACAGTCCCAGCCCGGTGCACTACTTCTTCTCGAAAAAGTCGTCGCCGGCGAGATCTCCCGCGCCGGGGAATGCGAGCGCAAACTCGACGCCCAAGCGGTTCTTTAAGAGGCCGTTCCCGCCGCCTTCTCCGGCGAAGCACATAAGGGCTGTGCTGGCGCGAAGACATGGAACGGTCAAGCCCAATGAGGTGGCGATACCGAAGGGAAGTGAGGTGGAGGGAACGGGGCTTGACAAGAGCTTTGGGTTCTCGAAGAACTTTGAGAGTAAGTATGAGCTCGGTGAGGAGGTTGGGAGAGGACATTTTGGGTACACATGCAAAGCGAGTTTTAAGAAGGGAGAGCTCAAGGGGCAAGAGGTAGCGGTGAAGATAATACCTAAAGCGAAG ATGACCACTGCTATCGCCATAGAGGATGTGAGAAGAGAAGTCAAGATATTAAGAGCTTTGACTGGACATAATAATCTTGTACAATTCTACGATGCATATGAAGATCATGATAAAGTCTATATAGTAATGGA GTTGTGTGAAGGAGGAGAACTCTTGGACAGAATACTGTCTAG GGGTGGAAAATACACAGAAATCGAGGCTAAGGCTGTCTTGATCCAGATTTTGAACGTTGTTGCATTTTTCCATCTTCAGGGTGTGGTGCACCGTGATCTAAAACCAGAA AACTTTTTGTTCACGTCGAAGGATGAAAACTCGCATTTGAAGGCAATTGATTTTGGCTTGTCTGATTTTGTGAAACCTG ATGAAAGGCTCAATGACATTGTTGGTAGTGCATACTATGTGGCACCTGAAGTTCTACATAGATCTTATAGTACGGAAGCTGATGTATGGAGCATTGGTGTAATCGCATATATTCTGTTGTGTGGCAGCCGTCCATTTTGGGCCCGCAGCGAGTCTGGCATCTTTCGCGCTGTTCTTAAAGCTGATCCAAGTTTTGAAGACACACCATGGCCTTCTCTATCATCCGAGGCAAAAGACTTTGTGAAACGCTTGCTAAATAAAGATCCAAGAAAAAGATTGACTGCTGGTCAAGCTTTAA GTCATCCGTGGATAAAGAATTCTAATGATGTAAAAGTGCCTCTGGATATACTGATATTCAAGCTCATGAAGGCTTATATGCGTTCTTCAGCTCTTCGGAAGGCTGCCCTACGG GCTCTGTCTAAAACATTGACGGTAGATGAGCTATTTTATTTGAAGGAGCAGTTTGCATTATTGGAGCCAAACAAAAATGGAACTATAAGCTTAGAAAACATTAAGGCG GCCTTGATCAAACATGCAACAAATGCAATGAAAGATTCTCGCACTCCTGATTTTTTAGCTTCG CTTAATGCCCTTCAATACAGAAGAATGgattttgaagaattttgtgcagcAGCACTAAGTGTCCATCAGCTGGAAGCACTTGATCGATGGGAGCAACATGCTCGCTGTGCGTATGAGCTTTTTGAGAAGGATGGAAACAGGGCCATAATGATTGAGGAACTAGCTTCT GAGCTTGGTCTAAGCCCTTCGGTTCCTGTTCATGCTGTTCTACTCGATTGGATTAGGCATACTGACGGGAAGCTGAGCTTCCTCGGGTTTGTCAAATTATTACATGGTGTCTCCAGCCGTAACCTCGCTAAAGCTCAATGA